The Enteractinococcus fodinae genome has a segment encoding these proteins:
- the rho gene encoding transcription termination factor Rho, translating to MTEQDTVQAPTANGSGGLGSLKLAQLKDLASQLGITGTSRMRKAQLVEVIADHQRGGSPVANDKPAADAVDTAQDKADKAPEQAQQDQQPPAKQSARQDTSDKADKAERTPDATDDTQHPEDDQPKQRGQQSRGRRGSRGGQQRDEQQSRDDKTADGQAEAQSETADKAQDSSKESDGNNGQDRQRGRTRNQQRRDQNRQRRDQQEDQEDQDDQHSDDSSTDEQSESRPRRDDDQRNQRRQRQRDRNRSRDRRREQEDDDDQDQEVSEDETLVPISGILDVLDNYAFVRTSGYLPGPNDVYVSMAMVKRFGLRKGDAIRGRVRAPQADDDKQQNQQGGRGGGRGGRGGRNRRSGGGSGGGTNRQKFNALVKIDSLNGQEAVENPKRVEFNKLTPLYPQERLRLEHQSKDMAPRLVDLVAPIGKGQRGLIVSPPKAGKTMMLQSIANAITINNPEVKLMMVLVDERPEEVTDMQRSVRGEVIASTFDRPAEDHTTVAELSIERAKRMVELGHDVVVLLDSMTRLGRAYNLATPASGRILSGGVDSAALYPPKKFFGAARNIEGGGSLTILATALVETGSRMDEVIFEEFKGTGNMELRLSRELSERRIFPAIDINASGTRREENLLTKEEIGIMWRLRRVLSGLETQQALELLTSKLKETETNAEFLMLVSKTTLRGQSES from the coding sequence GTGACTGAACAAGACACAGTACAGGCCCCAACAGCTAATGGGTCTGGTGGCCTGGGCAGCCTCAAACTTGCCCAACTCAAAGACTTAGCATCACAGCTGGGTATCACCGGCACGTCTCGGATGCGCAAAGCGCAGTTGGTCGAAGTTATTGCCGACCATCAGCGCGGTGGCAGCCCGGTCGCCAACGACAAGCCAGCTGCAGACGCTGTCGACACCGCACAAGACAAAGCTGACAAGGCCCCCGAGCAAGCGCAACAAGACCAGCAGCCGCCGGCCAAGCAATCAGCTCGTCAAGACACCTCGGACAAAGCCGACAAGGCTGAGCGCACACCGGATGCCACCGATGACACGCAACACCCCGAAGACGATCAGCCGAAACAACGCGGTCAGCAGTCACGCGGTCGACGTGGCTCGCGCGGCGGACAGCAGCGTGACGAGCAGCAAAGTCGTGACGATAAAACCGCTGATGGCCAAGCCGAGGCACAGTCTGAAACTGCCGACAAAGCCCAGGATTCCTCCAAGGAATCGGATGGCAATAATGGTCAAGACCGCCAGCGCGGCCGTACCCGCAATCAGCAGCGTCGGGACCAAAACCGTCAACGTCGCGATCAGCAAGAGGACCAAGAAGACCAGGACGACCAACATTCCGACGACAGCTCCACAGATGAGCAGTCGGAGAGTCGCCCGCGTCGCGACGACGATCAGCGCAATCAGCGCCGTCAACGCCAGCGTGATCGCAACCGCTCCCGTGACCGTCGTCGTGAGCAAGAAGACGACGATGATCAGGATCAAGAGGTCAGTGAAGACGAAACGCTCGTCCCGATCTCGGGCATTCTCGATGTGTTAGATAACTACGCATTCGTACGCACCTCGGGGTACCTGCCCGGACCAAATGACGTCTACGTCTCGATGGCTATGGTCAAGCGCTTCGGACTGCGCAAGGGGGACGCCATTCGTGGCCGTGTCCGTGCGCCGCAAGCCGATGACGATAAACAACAAAACCAGCAAGGTGGTCGCGGCGGCGGCCGAGGCGGCCGCGGTGGACGCAACCGTCGCAGCGGAGGCGGCAGTGGCGGAGGAACCAACCGTCAGAAATTCAACGCGTTAGTCAAAATTGACTCGCTCAACGGTCAAGAGGCCGTTGAGAATCCCAAGCGTGTGGAATTCAATAAGCTCACCCCGCTGTACCCCCAGGAACGCCTGCGGTTAGAACACCAGTCCAAGGACATGGCTCCACGTCTGGTTGATCTGGTGGCGCCCATTGGTAAAGGCCAGCGTGGTCTGATCGTCTCACCACCAAAAGCCGGTAAGACGATGATGCTGCAATCGATCGCCAACGCGATCACCATCAATAATCCTGAGGTCAAACTCATGATGGTACTGGTGGATGAACGGCCAGAAGAAGTGACCGACATGCAGCGCTCGGTGCGCGGTGAAGTCATTGCTTCGACCTTCGACCGTCCAGCCGAAGATCACACCACCGTTGCCGAACTGTCGATCGAACGCGCAAAGCGCATGGTCGAACTTGGCCACGACGTCGTGGTCCTCTTGGACTCCATGACCCGTCTGGGCCGTGCCTACAACCTCGCGACCCCGGCTTCAGGACGCATCCTGTCCGGTGGTGTTGACTCGGCAGCCCTATACCCACCCAAGAAATTCTTTGGTGCCGCACGCAACATCGAAGGTGGCGGCTCGCTGACCATCCTGGCGACCGCACTGGTCGAAACCGGCTCGCGCATGGACGAAGTCATCTTCGAAGAATTCAAGGGCACCGGCAACATGGAACTGCGACTGTCACGCGAACTGTCCGAACGCCGCATCTTCCCAGCCATCGACATCAACGCCTCGGGCACCCGTCGCGAAGAAAACCTGCTGACCAAAGAAGAGATCGGTATCATGTGGCGACTGCGCCGTGTGCTCTCCGGACTCGAGACCCAGCAGGCCCTGGAATTGCTGACCTCCAAACTCAAAGAAACCGAAACGAACGCGGAATTTTTGATGCTAGTCTCCAAGACCACGCTGCGAGGCCAGTCAGAGTCTTAG
- the prfA gene encoding peptide chain release factor 1 yields the protein MSTFDSIDNLIAEHADLTEKMGDPAVHADQALARKVGRRFAELEKIVKAHKRWQQLGQDLEDTKELAQEDEDFAAEIPGLEASYEEATETLHRLLIPRDPDDARNVILEIKGGEGGEEAALFAADLARMYLRYAERKGWKTEFISATESDLGGYKDVHIGITGNSNDPAEGVFAHLKYEGGVHRVQRVPVTESQGRIHTSAAGVLVFPEVDAPEEIQINQTDLKIDVYRSSGPGGQHVNTTDSAVRITHLPTGIVVAMQNEKSQIQNREAAMRVLRSRLLAHQQEQLDAAAAETRASQVRTMDRSERIRTYNFPENRIADHRTGYKANNLDRVLEGDMDPVIYSLIEMDEAERLAALGQTN from the coding sequence ATGAGTACGTTTGACTCCATCGACAACCTGATAGCCGAGCACGCAGACCTCACCGAGAAAATGGGCGATCCCGCCGTGCACGCCGACCAAGCCTTGGCACGGAAAGTTGGCCGACGCTTTGCTGAGCTCGAAAAAATTGTCAAAGCCCACAAACGCTGGCAGCAGCTGGGACAGGACCTGGAAGACACCAAGGAACTCGCCCAAGAGGACGAGGACTTTGCCGCTGAAATCCCAGGTTTAGAAGCCAGCTATGAAGAGGCCACCGAAACCCTACACCGCCTGCTGATCCCACGTGATCCGGATGATGCCCGAAACGTCATCTTGGAGATCAAAGGTGGCGAAGGCGGCGAGGAAGCCGCACTATTTGCCGCCGACCTAGCGCGCATGTACCTGCGGTACGCCGAACGCAAGGGCTGGAAAACTGAATTCATCTCGGCCACGGAGTCAGACCTGGGCGGCTACAAGGACGTCCACATTGGTATCACCGGCAATTCAAATGACCCGGCAGAGGGCGTCTTTGCCCACCTGAAATACGAAGGTGGAGTCCACCGCGTGCAGCGCGTACCCGTCACCGAGTCACAGGGACGCATTCACACTTCAGCCGCCGGCGTGTTGGTCTTCCCAGAAGTCGACGCCCCTGAAGAAATCCAGATCAACCAAACCGATCTGAAGATCGACGTCTACCGGTCCTCCGGCCCGGGTGGTCAGCACGTTAACACCACCGACTCGGCGGTCCGTATTACGCACCTGCCCACCGGTATCGTCGTGGCGATGCAGAACGAGAAGTCGCAGATCCAAAACCGTGAAGCAGCCATGCGCGTTTTGCGTTCACGTTTGCTGGCCCATCAGCAAGAACAACTTGATGCAGCCGCAGCTGAAACACGGGCGTCCCAGGTTCGGACGATGGATCGTTCAGAGCGGATTCGCACCTACAACTTCCCGGAAAACCGGATCGCCGACCACCGTACTGGATATAAAGCCAATAACTTGGACCGGGTGCTGGAAGGCGATATGGATCCCGTCATCTATTCGTTGATCGAAATGGATGAAGCTGAGCGTTTGGCAGCACTGGGCCAGACCAACTAA
- the prmC gene encoding peptide chain release factor N(5)-glutamine methyltransferase, producing MANVNDVLAAVQHQLHRAGIDSPTAEAAIIVSHVLEVTRGKLGVMRALGEDIAEDSAARIEQLARARATRVPLQHLTGETTFYGVDLKVEPGVFIPRVETEILVETTLQHFEGGTGQLKMLDLCTGSGAIAAALADQFTQRARATRTWAIDVDPDAVKLAQHNTRHYNVSVLCADATDTEAIVAADPTLADQLGSFDVVVSNPPYIPTATPVTQPEAEQDPHVALYGGSPDGLAVPQQIAAVAAEWLAPGGFFMMEHDHTHAAEIADALHKNPLWHQVETVQDLTGTQRFVSAVRA from the coding sequence ATGGCTAACGTCAACGACGTGCTGGCTGCGGTGCAACACCAATTGCACCGAGCCGGCATCGACTCACCTACGGCCGAAGCCGCCATCATCGTCTCCCACGTGCTCGAGGTCACTCGAGGAAAGCTCGGGGTCATGCGGGCGCTGGGGGAGGACATTGCGGAGGATTCTGCCGCGCGCATTGAGCAGCTGGCTCGCGCACGGGCCACCCGTGTGCCGCTCCAGCATCTCACGGGGGAGACCACCTTTTACGGAGTTGATCTCAAAGTCGAGCCCGGAGTGTTTATCCCACGGGTCGAAACTGAGATCCTTGTAGAAACAACGCTGCAGCATTTCGAAGGTGGAACCGGCCAGCTGAAGATGCTGGACCTTTGCACCGGCAGCGGGGCTATTGCCGCCGCCCTGGCCGACCAATTCACCCAACGTGCCCGCGCCACAAGGACCTGGGCTATTGACGTCGACCCAGACGCGGTCAAACTGGCCCAACACAATACGCGCCACTACAACGTCAGCGTCTTGTGCGCAGATGCGACAGACACCGAGGCGATCGTCGCGGCCGACCCGACCCTTGCTGACCAGCTGGGCTCTTTCGACGTGGTCGTGTCCAACCCGCCATACATCCCCACCGCAACACCGGTGACCCAACCGGAAGCTGAACAAGATCCTCACGTAGCGCTCTATGGGGGGTCACCCGACGGTCTTGCCGTGCCACAACAGATCGCGGCCGTGGCTGCCGAATGGCTGGCACCGGGAGGCTTCTTCATGATGGAACACGATCATACGCATGCAGCAGAGATCGCTGACGCATTGCACAAAAACCCGCTGTGGCACCAGGTTGAGACTGTTCAAGATCTCACCGGCACTCAGCGGTTCGTGTCCGCTGTGCGGGCATAA
- a CDS encoding L-threonylcarbamoyladenylate synthase, with protein MTNVTQLFDAQQPDQRSAAITKAAEAISQRELIVLPTDTVYGVGADAFSPQAVAVLLAAKGRSRQSPPPVLIGSTNVLDALAVNIPATGRQLAQAFWPGALTLVLQAQPSLTWDLGETRGTVALRLPNDELAQQILRQTGPLAVSSANRHGQPAATSINQAQDALGEAVAVYINDGTRADQQASTIVDCTVIPHRVLRAGAITIEQLRNVVPEMLDLDDPAPEDSAAS; from the coding sequence ATGACTAACGTGACACAGCTGTTCGACGCCCAACAACCAGATCAACGTTCCGCCGCCATTACCAAGGCCGCCGAAGCCATCAGTCAACGAGAGCTGATCGTGCTGCCGACCGATACCGTGTACGGGGTCGGAGCCGATGCCTTCAGCCCGCAGGCTGTAGCCGTGCTGCTCGCCGCCAAAGGTCGTTCCCGGCAATCGCCACCGCCGGTCCTGATCGGCAGCACCAATGTCTTGGATGCGCTGGCCGTCAACATTCCCGCAACGGGCCGCCAGCTGGCGCAAGCGTTTTGGCCAGGTGCCCTCACGCTCGTGCTGCAGGCCCAGCCTTCGCTCACCTGGGATTTGGGTGAAACGCGAGGCACGGTGGCCCTGCGGCTACCCAACGATGAGCTAGCGCAACAGATCTTGCGCCAGACCGGGCCCTTGGCTGTTTCGTCAGCGAATCGACATGGCCAGCCCGCGGCCACGTCCATCAACCAGGCCCAAGACGCACTCGGCGAGGCCGTGGCCGTCTACATTAATGACGGCACACGTGCCGACCAACAAGCCTCGACCATCGTCGATTGCACGGTCATACCGCACCGCGTGCTCCGTGCTGGTGCCATCACCATCGAACAGCTCCGCAACGTCGTACCTGAGATGTTGGATCTCGATGATCCTGCACCAGAGGACTCTGCCGCCTCATGA